One genomic window of Saccharomyces cerevisiae S288C chromosome XII, complete sequence includes the following:
- the HMX1 gene encoding Hmx1p (ER localized heme oxygenase; involved in heme degradation during iron starvation and in the oxidative stress response; expression is regulated by AFT1 and oxidative stress; relocates to the perinuclear region in the presence of oxidants), whose product MEDSSNTIIPSPTDVGALANRINFQTRDAHNKINTFMGIKMAIAMRHGFIYRQGILAYYYVFDAIEQEIDRLLNDPVTEEELQTSTILKQFWLEDFRRSTQIYKDLKLLYSNTFKSTESLNEFLATFQKPPLLQQFINNIHENIHKEPCTILSYCHVLYLALFAGGKLIRSNLYRRLGLFPNFEKLSQKELVKKGTNFFTFSDLGPTEETRLKWEYKKNYELATRTELTEAQKLQIISVAEGIFDWNFNIVAEIGELNRRELMGKFSFKCITYLYEEWMFNKDSATRRALHTVMLLVLSIIAIWVLYFLVKSFLSIV is encoded by the coding sequence ATGGAGGACAGTAGCAATACAATCATACCCTCACCCACTGACGTGGGGGCGCTAGCAAACAGAATCAACTTTCAAACCAGAGATGCCCACAATAAAATCAATACCTTCATGGGCATAAAGATGGCCATCGCCATGAGACATGGCTTTATATACAGACAGGGTATTCTGGCGTACTATTATGTGTTCGATGCCATCGAGCAAGAGATAGATCGCCTACTGAATGACCCCGTAACGGAGGAGGAGCTGCAAACTTCGACCATTCTGAAGCAGTTTTGGCTCGAAGATTTTAGAAGATCTACGCAGATCTATAAGGACCTGAAGCTGCTATACTCAAACACGTTTAAAAGCACAGAATCATTAAACGAATTCCTGGCTACGTTCCAGAAGCCACCGCTACTACAGCAGTTTATCAATAACATCCACGAAAACATACACAAGGAGCCATGCACCATTCTTTCTTACTGTCACGTTCTGTACTTGGCGCTTTTCGCCGGCGGCAAGCTAATACGATCGAATTTGTACAGAAGACTGGGGCTCTTCCCCAACTTCGAGAAGCTATCACAGAAGGAACTGGTCAAAAAGGGCACAAACTTCTTCACCTTCAGCGATCTGGGTCCCACTGAAGAAACACGCTTGAAATGGGAATACAAGAAGAACTATGAGCTGGCCACCAGGACGGAATTGACCGAAGCACAAAAGTTGCAGATCATTAGCGTCGCAGAAGGCATTTTTGATTGGAACTTCAACATCGTTGCAGAAATTGGAGAGTTGAATCGTCGCGAGTTAATGGGCAAGTTCAGCTTCAAGTGTATTACGTACTTGTACGAAGAATGGATGTTCAACAAGGATTCTGCTACTAGAAGAGCACTCCACACGGTCATGCTGCTGGTGCTTTCTATTATCGCGATCTGGGTTCTTTACTTCTTGGTAAAGAGTTTTCTTAGCATAGTATAA